A genomic segment from Janthinobacterium sp. 64 encodes:
- a CDS encoding rhodanese-like domain-containing protein, with amino-acid sequence MEHLSAPQLAAWLADPSRPRPLLLDVREQWEFDLCHLDGATLMQMNSIPARIDDLDEDAEIVCICHHGMRSMQVAAFLERNGFGKISNLTGGVHAWAQQVDGAMPTY; translated from the coding sequence ATGGAGCATTTGAGTGCACCGCAGCTGGCCGCCTGGCTGGCTGACCCTTCCCGCCCGCGTCCGCTGTTGCTGGACGTGCGGGAACAGTGGGAGTTCGACTTGTGCCACCTCGATGGTGCCACGCTGATGCAGATGAATTCGATTCCTGCGCGCATCGATGACCTCGATGAAGATGCCGAGATCGTCTGTATCTGCCATCACGGCATGCGCAGCATGCAGGTGGCGGCCTTCCTGGAACGCAATGGTTTTGGCAAGATCAGTAATTTGACGGGCGGCGTGCATGCCTGGGCGCAGCAAGTCGACGGCGCGATGCCTACATACTAA
- a CDS encoding protein-L-isoaspartate O-methyltransferase family protein: protein MNIEQARFNMIEQQIRPWDVLDIDVLELLNVVKREDFVPVAYKNLAFVDTEIPLGGGECMLTPKLEARILQDVAVKKHENVLEIGTGSGYMAALLAHKARHVTSVEIVPQLKTLAEQNLAANGVTNVTVELGDGAQGWSKGAPYDVIVVSGALAVLPEALLQQVKVGGRILAIIGEAPIMSAHLITRSSDKAYDTRKLFETNVTPLQAVAPSHFQF, encoded by the coding sequence ATGAATATCGAACAAGCCCGCTTCAATATGATCGAACAGCAGATCCGTCCATGGGACGTACTGGATATCGACGTGCTGGAGCTGTTGAACGTGGTCAAGCGTGAAGATTTCGTGCCGGTCGCCTATAAAAACCTGGCCTTCGTCGATACCGAAATTCCACTGGGCGGCGGCGAATGCATGTTGACGCCGAAGCTGGAAGCGCGCATTTTGCAAGACGTAGCCGTCAAAAAGCATGAAAATGTGCTGGAGATCGGCACCGGCAGCGGCTACATGGCCGCTTTGCTGGCGCACAAGGCACGCCATGTGACGAGCGTGGAAATCGTTCCCCAATTGAAAACCCTGGCCGAGCAGAACCTGGCCGCCAACGGCGTGACGAACGTCACCGTGGAACTGGGCGACGGCGCCCAGGGCTGGAGCAAGGGCGCACCGTACGACGTGATCGTCGTGTCCGGCGCCCTGGCCGTGTTGCCGGAAGCGCTGTTGCAACAAGTCAAAGTCGGTGGCCGCATCCTGGCCATCATCGGCGAAGCGCCGATCATGTCGGCGCACCTGATCACGCGCAGCTCGGACAAGGCTTATGACACGCGCAAGCTGTTTGAAACCAATGTCACGCCGCTGCAAGCCGTTGCACCGTCGCATTTCCAGTTCTGA
- a CDS encoding TetR/AcrR family transcriptional regulator, with translation MQAPIDTKPRWERRKDARPQELLAAALDLFVERGFASTRLEDVAKRAGVSKGTLYLYFENKQELFKAVVRDNIVQSIGEAEDSMAASDSSSAELLRKVMMQWWEEFGATKLAGLTKLMLAEANNFPELAQFYNEEVVTRGNALIVSLLERGMQRGEFRQVDPVLVSTILSAPVTMLMMWTHSFLPCEVKNIDPLAYMDAFIDMSLRSLQVEAPGKS, from the coding sequence ATGCAAGCCCCGATTGATACCAAGCCCCGCTGGGAGCGGCGCAAGGATGCCCGTCCGCAGGAATTGCTCGCCGCCGCCCTCGACCTGTTTGTCGAACGGGGCTTCGCATCGACGCGTCTGGAGGATGTGGCCAAGCGGGCAGGCGTGTCGAAAGGCACTTTGTACCTGTACTTTGAGAATAAACAAGAGCTGTTCAAGGCCGTGGTGCGCGACAATATCGTGCAATCGATCGGCGAGGCGGAAGACAGCATGGCCGCCTCGGACAGCAGCAGCGCCGAGTTGTTGCGCAAGGTGATGATGCAGTGGTGGGAAGAGTTCGGCGCCACGAAACTGGCCGGCTTGACCAAGCTGATGCTGGCCGAAGCGAACAATTTCCCGGAACTGGCGCAGTTTTACAACGAAGAAGTCGTCACGCGCGGCAATGCGCTGATCGTCAGCCTGCTGGAACGGGGCATGCAGCGTGGCGAATTCCGCCAGGTTGATCCCGTTCTGGTCAGCACCATCCTCAGCGCGCCCGTCACCATGCTGATGATGTGGACGCACTCCTTTTTGCCATGCGAGGTCAAGAATATCGATCCGCTCGCCTACATGGATGCGTTTATCGACATGAGCTTGCGCAGCCTGCAGGTGGAGGCGCCCGGGAAAAGCTGA